In Fimbriimonadaceae bacterium, the genomic window GGTAGGGCGACAGTATGAGGGCGGTCGCTCGAAATCTCCCTGTGCTTGCCACATTCGCGGTCTGTTTGGCGATGTATGTCGTGGCGGGGTTGCGTTACGATGGGTTCTTTTCCTTGCGCGTGTTCCTTAACTTCTTTGGCGACAACGCGTTTCTCGGGATCGTGGCAATTGGCATGACGTTCGTGATCTTGAGCGGGGGTATCGACCTAAGTGTCGGCGCCCTGATGGGATGCTCCTCAATTGCGATCGCTGTTCTTAGTGATCGCTCCGGCTGGCACCCGTTTGCCGCCTTCGGCCTTGTCCTTGTCGCCGGCCTCGCCCTCGGTTCCGTTCATGGGTGGCTGATCCAGCGCTTTTCGTTGCCGCCGTTTCTGGTCACCCTTGCCGGGCTGTTTTTCTGCCGAGGTATCGGCCTGTGGATCAGCAAGGAATCCGTTCAGATGGACCATCCACTGTTCAGCGCCCTCGGTGATATGAGGCTGGCCTTGGCCGACCGCGCCTGGCTCTCGTTTCCGGCGATGCTGTTTCTTGCCGTAGCGGTCATGGCCGCACTGGTCGCTCGCTATTCCCCCTTTGGAAGAACGGTCTATGCGATTGGTGGCAGTGAATCCTCGGCTCAGCTGATGGGGTTGCCCGTTGCCAGAACCAAGATTGCAGTTTATGCGCTGAGCGGGGTGCTCGCTGCCCTGGGAGGCGTCGTGCTGAGCATCTACACCTCGGCCGGAAACGCGACGGCCGGGGCGGGCATGGAGCTCGATGCGATCGCCGCCGTGGTTATCGGTGGAACGCTGTTGAGCGGTGGCTACGGGTCAATCGTCGGAACGGTACTCGGCCTTCTGATTTTCGCCATCATCCAGTCGGCGATCATTTTCGATGGAAACCTGAGCACGTGGTGGAGCAAGATCGTGACCGGAACGCTATTGCTGGTTTTCATTCTGCTGCAGAGAGTGCTGAACCGCAGCCGTGCTTAACATCCGCTTTTGGACTCGCTGATTTGCTTGATCCCCTGCTATCCTAGATGGAGAGCAATCGACATGAGCGAACGAACATCTCGACGACAGTTTCTCAAGGCAACCGGTGGGCTTGCCGCGGCAGCCGCCCTCCCGAAAGCAGCCTTTCCGACCGTAAATGTTCAAAGCAGCGACACCATCCGTGTCGCTTTGGTCGGATGTGGCGGCCGTGGCAGCGGCGCGGCCTTCAACGCCCTCTCCGTCCCCGGTGGCGGCACCAAGCTCGTGGCGATGGCCGACGCATTCGAAGATCGCCTTAAGGGGAGCTACGGCTGGCTGTCGAAGGAAATGGCGAAGGACGTCGACGTGCCCGAAGAGCGCCGCTTCATCGGTTTCGATGCCTACCGCCACGCGATGGATTGCCTTCGTCCCGGCGATGTGGTAATTCTCGCCACGCCTCCTGCGTTCCGATGGGTGCATTTCCAGTACGCGATCGAGAAGAAGCTCAATGTGTTCATGGAAAAGCCGGTCACGGTCGACGGCCCAACCAGCAAGCGCATGCTGCAGCTTGCCGACAAGGCGACGGCGGCGAAGCTCAAAGTCGGTGTCGGGCTCATGTCGCGCCACGCGCGCAACCTTCAGGAGCTTCGCAAGCGGATCGGAGATGGTGCGCTGGGCGACATCATTTTGATGCGGGCTTATCGCATGCATGGCCCGGCTGCGTACTTCGAATCCGTTCCAAAACCGGAGACCGTTTCGGACCTTGAATATCAGATCCGCCGATTCCACAGCTTCCTTTGGGCCAGCGGCGGAGCCTACAGCGACTTCTACATCCACCTCGTCGACCATATCTGCTGGATGAAGAACGCCTGGCCGGTGAGCGCCCATGGCCTCGGCGGTCGTCACTATCGGGTTAACGAAAACGGCGTCACGCTCGTGGACCAGAACCTGGACACCTACTCGATCGAATACACGTTCGCGGATGGGACCAAGTTCTTCTTCGACGGTCGTTGTGTGAACGGCGCGGTCGGCATGTACTCGAGCTATCTGCATGGCACCAAGGGCTGTGCGGTTGCCTCGCGGGCGAACGACTGCGGAGGCCCCTCCGCCATCTACAAGGGCCAGAACCCCGATACCGGTATCGCGGTGTGGGAATCCAACGACGACACGAACCCCTACCAGAACGAATGGGACGCCTTGATCGACGCCATTCGCAACGACAAGCCGTTCAACGAAGTCAAACGCGGGGTGCAGGCAAGTTTGGTGACGAGCATGGGCCGCATGGCCGCTCATACCGGCCAGGTGATCACGTATGACGGCATCTTGAACGGGGACCACGAGTTCGCCCCGGGCCTGGACAAGCTGACTGCGGACACTCCGGCGCCGCTCCAGCCGAACGCCGATGGCCGCTACCCGGTTCCGATGCCCGGCATCACGAAGTTACGGGAATATTAACGGCGAACCGTTAGAATCACCCGGCATCTCCCACAATAGGAGAAAATGCCGGAAGTTGCCGAGTGGTCGAGCAAGGAGAAACTGAGCGAAGCTTGGTCGCGATATGGTGCGACGATCTATCTTGCAGCCGCGAACATCGCCGCGCTAGCGTGGTTCTCGATTCCGCTGTGGCCCTTTTTTGTCCCCGGCCTTGGTTTGGAGCCGCTCTTGATTCTTTACCTCGTCTGGAACGTAGTGACCGGCCTGATGATCTATCGGTTCGGTGTGATCCAGGAGGACGTACGCACTCGCAACCTTCAAGCTTTCCTGGAGCCCGAAGCCGCATCGTTCCTCCTCCGGTTCACCGGCTTCATCCTTTTTGCCATCCTGGCGATCTTGCTGGCCCTTGGTCTGGTGGTTCACTGGCTAGCGCTTGGACTGCTCCTCGGCTTAGCCGCCTGGCTAGCCGGACTCTCTTCTTGGCTATTGGTGCTCGGCCTGCCCATCGTTGGCTTGGAACTCTGGTGGATTGCCCACCGCCGGCCCAGATGCTGACCCGCTACCCCATACCTGGCAGAACCCTTACATACGCCTTTGCGCCCGGGTACTTCTTCAGCAGCCTGTTTCGCGAAGAGGGGGTAACGATGGTGAGAGCCGTCGAGAGCGGGTCAGAGGTCAGCCCGTCCCGGGCCACCACCGTCGCTTGAACCCGGTTGGTTATGGCCATTCCGGTTCGCGGATCGACGACATGCGAGTGGCGAACCCCACCGATGACGGTGAATTGCTCGGTGTCGCCTGAGGAAGACACCGCGCAGTTCTTGAGCACCATATCGGCCGGCGCATGCTCACGGCCGGCATTCGGCACCCGAATCCTCCATCCCTTCGTTGTCGGCGGAGCATCGCCGAGCACCAGATCGCCGCCCATTTCCACCAACGCCGACGTTAGTCCTTGCCCCTTGAGAATGCGTACCGCCTCGTCGCACGCGTAGCCCTTGGCGATGGCGCCGAGGTCCAGTCTCATTCCTGGCAGGGCCAGCTTCGCCGCCGAAGCCTTAGGGTCGAGTGTCAGATGTTTCCAGCCAACCAGTCGCCTGGCGGCGGCGATTTCCGATGCGGATGGGAGTTTGCCCGTGCGGCGCGCCTGTCGCCACAACCGAATGATTGGGCCGGACGTTATGTCGAACGCACCTCCGGAAAGCTTCGAAATCTCCTGAGCTCTGGCGAACACCCGGAAGAGATCGGGAGATATCTTCCTCCGACCACCGCCGGCCTTATCGCAAAATCTCATCAGCTCGCTGTCCTGCCGGTAGTCGCTCATGATCGTGTCGATCTCGGCGATTCGCTTGTAGGCTGCCTCACAAGCGTCCTCGGCCCTTGCCTGATTGGGCGCATAGACGACGATGCGGGCCTCCATTCCCATATGAACCTGGGTAAAAGTAAAGCGTTCGAGGTCTTCGCCGACGACGTCGAGGCCGGTCACCCCACCAACACCCATGATGACCCTAACTGCGATTGCCGCGACGCTGATCATTCCGAACGTAGGCTTACCCCACCAGGGTAAGGCCTATACCGAGACCCTTCCCAAGTCCGCGGTGAAAATCGCGATGGTTCCTGTTCCAGGCGGGACGCTGAAGATTGGCGGCAAGACCGTAACCGTGAAGCCATTTATGATCGCCAAGACGGAGCTGACGTGGGAAGCCTATGACGCATTCCTCGCCAGCGGCGAGCCCTCTCGGGCTTATGACCAGACCGAGTTCGGGCCGGACGCGATCGCCCGCCCGAGCAAGAGCTACATCCTTCCCGACCTGGGTTGGGGGCATAACGGCTACCCGGTGATCAACGTTAGCTCCCTTGGCGCCCAGATGTTCTGCCGCTGGTTGGCCTCCGTGACCAAGAAGAAGTACCGGCTTCCGACGGAAGCGGAATGGGAATGGGCCTGCCGATCGGCGAAGCCGGATGGCGCCGTGCCCGCATCGGCCCTTGCCAAACAGGCCTGGTACAAGGCGAACGCGAACAACAAGACCCACCCGGTCGGCAAGCTCGCTCCCAACGGCCTCGGCCTGTTCGATATGTATGGCAACGTCGGCGAATGGGCGACGGACCTATCGGGACGGTTCGTGCTGTGCGGCGGCACGTTCCGCGACGAAGCGGCCAAAGTCACGCCGACGGCGCGGCAGTACTGGTCGCCGAAGTGGCAGGAGAAGGACCCTCAGATTCCCAAGAGCCGCTGGTGGCTCTCCAATGGGTCGTTCGTCGGCATCCGAGTCGTCAGGGGAACGTAGGTGCTGTTACGGTAGGTAACGGCTCAAGGCACTGCTGCACGGATGCCCTCTTGAGGCCCAGGTAGGGCCGCTATTCCATTCCGGCCCTTCGGGCCTGCACCTTCGGCAGACCGAGGCGAGGGTTCATGGCTTTGAGGTGGAATGACCGTTCTTGCTTCCTGCCGGTACTGTAAGATGGAGGTGCAGACGCAGGGGCACCCAGCGCCCGTAGATAGCCCAACATGTTTGCTCTCCTCGCCACTCTGTTGCTGCAATCGGACGATAGGCTTGTCATCAATGGCGTCGACGGGCCGGACAAGGGAAAGCACGTCGTTCTCCTCGCCGGCGACGAGGAGTATCGATCCGAAGAAGGCTTGCCCCAACTCGCCAAGATTCTGGCGAAGCGGCACGGTTTCACCTGCACGGTGCTCTTCTCAATCGACAAGCAGGGGTTCATCGACCCCAAAACGCAGGACAATCAGCCCGGGCTCGATGCCATCGCCAAGGCCGATGCCTGCATCATGCTGCTGCGCTTTCGACAGTGGCCCGATGAGCAGATGCGGCACTTCGACGCCTACGTGAAGGCGGGCAAGCCGATCATCGCCCTTCGCACCAGCACGCACGCGTTTGCCTTCCCACCCGATTCGAAGAGCGCGTATCGTCGGTATGGTTGGCAATCCAACGAGTGGTCGGGCGGGTTTGGCGAGCAGGTGCTGGGGGAGAACTGGATCAGCCATTGGGGAGACCACGGCAGGGAGGCCACGCGGGCGGTTTCGGTCGCCAGGCATGCGATATTGAACGGCGTAGGCGAGATCTTCGGCGATTCCGACGTTTACGAGGCCCATCCTCCTTCCGACGCCGAGATCCTGATGCGTGGCCTCGTTCTCAGCGGGATGGGACGCCTCGATCCGCCGGCATCCCGCCGCAAGGCGACGGAAAAGGGCAAAGAGCAGCCGGTCAACGACCCCGCGATGCCGGTGGTGTGGCTACGGTCGCCCAAAACGATGGTCTGCACCATGGGCGCCGCCACCGATTTGCTGGACGAGAGCCTGCGGCGGCTGATCGTCAACGCGGTCTATTGGTATGTTGGACTGAAGGTCCCAGATCGAGCCGACGTCTCGCTGGTGGGCGATTACAATCCATCCAAGTTCGGATTCGACGCGTTCAAAAAGGGCGTACGACCGACTGATTTGCGCTGAGCTGTGGGATGCTAGAGGAATGGCTAGAAGCGCGCGGCTTCTCTTCAAGTCGACGATGTTCCCGATCCAACCGGGGGAGGATCAATCCACGAATCCTGGCATTTACGGCAAGACTCTTGCCGAGTGGCTGATGAGGGAACTGCGGCAACGAGGCGTGCCCGCAATCGAGGTGGATTCCGAGGACTTTGGATGGTGGATTGAGATCGAATCC contains:
- the yjfF gene encoding Inner membrane ABC transporter permease protein YjfF — protein: MRAVARNLPVLATFAVCLAMYVVAGLRYDGFFSLRVFLNFFGDNAFLGIVAIGMTFVILSGGIDLSVGALMGCSSIAIAVLSDRSGWHPFAAFGLVLVAGLALGSVHGWLIQRFSLPPFLVTLAGLFFCRGIGLWISKESVQMDHPLFSALGDMRLALADRAWLSFPAMLFLAVAVMAALVARYSPFGRTVYAIGGSESSAQLMGLPVARTKIAVYALSGVLAALGGVVLSIYTSAGNATAGAGMELDAIAAVVIGGTLLSGGYGSIVGTVLGLLIFAIIQSAIIFDGNLSTWWSKIVTGTLLLVFILLQRVLNRSRA
- the iolG_9 gene encoding Inositol 2-dehydrogenase/D-chiro-inositol 3-dehydrogenase, yielding MSERTSRRQFLKATGGLAAAAALPKAAFPTVNVQSSDTIRVALVGCGGRGSGAAFNALSVPGGGTKLVAMADAFEDRLKGSYGWLSKEMAKDVDVPEERRFIGFDAYRHAMDCLRPGDVVILATPPAFRWVHFQYAIEKKLNVFMEKPVTVDGPTSKRMLQLADKATAAKLKVGVGLMSRHARNLQELRKRIGDGALGDIILMRAYRMHGPAAYFESVPKPETVSDLEYQIRRFHSFLWASGGAYSDFYIHLVDHICWMKNAWPVSAHGLGGRHYRVNENGVTLVDQNLDTYSIEYTFADGTKFFFDGRCVNGAVGMYSSYLHGTKGCAVASRANDCGGPSAIYKGQNPDTGIAVWESNDDTNPYQNEWDALIDAIRNDKPFNEVKRGVQASLVTSMGRMAAHTGQVITYDGILNGDHEFAPGLDKLTADTPAPLQPNADGRYPVPMPGITKLREY